In a single window of the bacterium genome:
- a CDS encoding restriction endonuclease, translating to MNKLLSIIEAYKDLIKGIEDKAKISTNRAYGGIIRAGKGKLVESIGKNLIEIAWEELNMPLENLKFSNKRVKIPINKNYLERIKNIEVRKFIEENIDKYFYPLKVDIQVYVKNKFKIAIECKSYTENAMLKRILVDFTLLKNLYPDLKFVLLQLESQLGGDFSSMVVAKYGSPSTHTILSYFDINIHIITLLKGERKVDKPIHKRDYYKPLQIDSLKEAVEVFKFLLS from the coding sequence ATGAATAAACTATTGTCTATAATAGAAGCTTATAAAGATTTAATAAAAGGTATTGAAGACAAAGCAAAAATATCAACAAATAGAGCATATGGTGGAATTATAAGAGCAGGTAAGGGTAAACTTGTTGAAAGTATAGGGAAAAATCTTATTGAAATAGCATGGGAAGAATTAAATATGCCATTAGAAAATTTAAAATTCTCAAATAAAAGAGTAAAAATACCAATAAACAAAAATTATTTAGAAAGGATTAAAAATATAGAAGTTAGAAAATTTATAGAGGAAAATATAGACAAATACTTTTATCCGCTTAAAGTAGATATTCAAGTTTATGTAAAAAATAAATTTAAAATTGCCATTGAATGCAAATCATATACAGAAAATGCCATGTTAAAAAGAATACTTGTAGATTTCACTTTATTGAAAAATTTATATCCAGACTTAAAATTTGTTTTATTACAACTTGAAAGTCAATTAGGAGGAGATTTTTCCTCTATGGTAGTTGCAAAATATGGAAGTCCATCAACTCATACAATACTTTCTTATTTTGATATCAATATACATATTATAACACTTCTGAAAGGTGAAAGAAAAGTTGATAAACCCATTCATAAAAGGGATTATTATAAACCTTTGCAAATCGACTCATTAAAAGAGGCAGTAGAAGTTTTTAAATTTTTATTATCATAA